The genomic stretch CGCCAACGACACAAACACGGAGGACGAGCGCAAATCGATCGGCACGGAGATCAATAAATTGGTGGACACCCTGGTGGACGCGGCCAACTCCAAAGTGGGCGACCGCTATCTTTTCGGCGGGCAGTCTGACCGGAGCCAGCCCTACACCCGCAATCCCGACGGCACGGTGTCTTTTGCCGGCGACAACCATTTCATATCCATGCGCTTGCAGGCGGGCGGAGTCAGCCCGGTGCAGGATTCGATAAACGTAACCTGCGCGGAGGCTTTTGGCGCCGACTGCGAAATGTTCAATAAAATAAATGAAATAGCGCAGGCGCTGACGAGCAACGAAACGCCTGACGGTCGGCCTATGGGCCAGTGGCTTTCTTACGTGGCCTTGGCTGACGTGGATACAAACCATGAGCGCCTCCTCCAGGCGGACGCGTCCTTGGGCGCGCGCATGAATTCCTATGAGATGCTCGGCAACATGCTGCTCGATCGCGACACCAACATCAACATCGACATAAGCAACAACGAGGATACGGACTACGCCAAAGCTATAAGCGAATACCAACTCTGGGACAATGTCTACAACGCCGCCTTGAAAACCGGGGCGATGGTGCTGCCCATGTCTTTGGTTGAGTTTTTGTAACAAGGGCCCGGCGCCGGTCGTCTTTGCTTGATATGGGGCGCGCCCGCGTGGGCGCGCGTTTTTGTGGCGGTATCTTTGGCGCCGGCGGGCCGGCGGCCGCAAAAAATAAAAACTCTGACACATGGGGGATTTGCGCAAATGATGGTAAATACTATGCGTTTTGGCGCGATAGAAGTGGACGAACGGCAGATTTTTGAATTTTCCAAAGGCCTGCCCGGTTTTCACGCTGAGCGCCGCTTTGCTTTTCTGCCGCATGACGCGGGCGAGAACGAAAAACCCAATTTCGCCTATCTGCAGTCGCTTTCAACGCCGGAACTGACCTTTCTCTTGGCGGATCCTTTCGCCTTTTTCCCTGATTATGAATTTACCGTAGACGACGCCACCGAAGAAAGTCTCGGCTCCTCGGCCGCCAACCTGCCGATGGTTTGGTCCATCGCCATGATCCCGGACAAAGTGGAGAACATGACGATAAACTTGGTGGCGCCGGTGCTTTTCAATTTAGAAAATCACAAAGCCACGCAGCTTATCCTTGACAACAACAAATACAGCACCAGGCACAGAATATTTTCCGACGACATCCGCGAAAGGATGACGGATGCGCCAAAAGAGCAAAAAAGCGGGGAGGTGTCGCAAGATGCTGGTACTGAGCCGCAAAATAAGTGAAAGCATTGTCATAGGCGACAATATTATCGTGCGCGTGGCCGACATACGGGGAGATACCGTGCGCATCGCCATAGAAGCCCCTCGCTCCATAAAAATTTACCGCGGCGAAGTATACGATGCGATCAGCGAAGCAAACAAGGCCTCCATGGGGCTGCCGCAGAATGATTTCGATTTGCCGGCGCCGAAGTAGTTTTCAACGAAAAACCAAGCCAGCCGGGCGCATCGATTAGCGATGCGCCCGGCTGTCCTATTGCCGGAACCGTCCGGCATTATGGGCTATTTGCCGCGCAGTCGCGCCCTTTGCACCCGGCTGAGTATTTTCTTCCTTATCCTGATGCTCTTGGGCGTAACCTCGACCGTTTCATCGTCGTTTATGTATTCAAGCGCCTGCTCAAGGGAATGTACGCGGGGAGGGATCAAGCGGACGGCTTCGTCGGAACTGGAGGAGCGCATGTTGGTAACATGCTTTTTCTTGCAGGGATTGACGTCCATATCCAATTCGCGGCTGTTCTCGCCGACTACCATGCCCTCGTACACCATTTCGCCCGGGGACACGAACATCACGCCCCGATCCTGCAAGCCGTATATGCCGTATCCGGTGGTTTCGCCTTCCTCGAAAGCTACCAGCGCGCCGTGCGTGCGCCCCGGAATGTCGCCTTTATAGGGCGCGTAGCCGTTAAAGACATTGTGCATGACGCCGTTGCCTTTGGTGTTGGTAAGCAGTTCGTTGCGAAAGCCGATCAACCCGCGCGCCGGCGCCAGAAATTCCAGGCGCAGGCAGGCGGCGATTTCGTGCATGTTGACCAGTTCGGCGCGCCTTAGGCCGAGCGTTTCCATGACCGTGCCCATAAATTCCCGCGGCGCGTCAACCGTCAATTTTTCAATCGGCTCGTAAAGTTCGCCGTTTATTGTTTTATAAATTACCTTGGGTTTGCCGACCTGCAACTCAAACCCCTCGCGGCGCATGGTCTCTATCAGTATGGAAAGGTGCAGCTCGCCGCGCCCTGAAACGGCAAAGGAATCTGTGCTGTCGGTTTCTTCGACCCTCATGCTGACATTGGTTTCAACCTCGCGAAACAGCCGGTCGCGCAAATGCCGGCTGGTAACGTAGGTTCCCTCCCTGCCGGCGAACGGGCCGTTATTGACGCTGAAAACCATGGAAAGGGTAGGCTCGTCTATCTTTATCCCCGGAAGCGACTCCGGCGCGTCCGGGTCGGCAATGGTGTCGCCGATGCTGACGTCGGACAACCCGACGAGCGCGACAATTTCGCCGCTGGCCGCCTGGGGGATTTCCATCCTTTTCAGGCCCTGATATTCGTACAGGCGCCCGATTTTGCCCTTTCTTTCCCCTGTTTCGTTGATAATGCTGACCTGCTGGCCGTTTTTGATTACGCCCCGCACTATGCGCCCTATGACTATGCGGCCGACATAATCGTCGTAATCGAGCGTGTTGGCCAGCATCTGCAAAGGCGCGCCATCGTCGCCCTCCGGCGCCGGTATGCTGTCGGCTATGGTTTGAAAGAGCGCCGATATGTCGCGCCCTT from Acidaminococcales bacterium encodes the following:
- the flgL gene encoding flagellar hook-associated protein FlgL; protein product: MQRISTSNMSFQYLTDLNRALVRENKLQEQMASGKTLNRASDDPIRISRSLRFHSALAQNDKYVSNYGDAETWMKNSDDALQTMGSVLIRVKELVVQAANDTNTEDERKSIGTEINKLVDTLVDAANSKVGDRYLFGGQSDRSQPYTRNPDGTVSFAGDNHFISMRLQAGGVSPVQDSINVTCAEAFGADCEMFNKINEIAQALTSNETPDGRPMGQWLSYVALADVDTNHERLLQADASLGARMNSYEMLGNMLLDRDTNINIDISNNEDTDYAKAISEYQLWDNVYNAALKTGAMVLPMSLVEFL
- a CDS encoding flagellar assembly protein FliW; the protein is MMVNTMRFGAIEVDERQIFEFSKGLPGFHAERRFAFLPHDAGENEKPNFAYLQSLSTPELTFLLADPFAFFPDYEFTVDDATEESLGSSAANLPMVWSIAMIPDKVENMTINLVAPVLFNLENHKATQLILDNNKYSTRHRIFSDDIRERMTDAPKEQKSGEVSQDAGTEPQNK
- the csrA gene encoding carbon storage regulator CsrA, translating into MLVLSRKISESIVIGDNIIVRVADIRGDTVRIAIEAPRSIKIYRGEVYDAISEANKASMGLPQNDFDLPAPK
- the typA gene encoding translational GTPase TypA, producing the protein MKKKLRNIAIIAHVDHGKTTLVDALLKQSGVFRANEQVADCVMDSNDLERERGITILSKNTAVQYGDIKINILDTPGHADFGGEVERVLNMVDGVLLLVDAFEGPMPQTRYVLRNALERNLKPIVVINKIDRPDARAEEVLDEVIDLFIDLEANDAQLDFPVVYASAKNGVAKLSMEEEGRDISALFQTIADSIPAPEGDDGAPLQMLANTLDYDDYVGRIVIGRIVRGVIKNGQQVSIINETGERKGKIGRLYEYQGLKRMEIPQAASGEIVALVGLSDVSIGDTIADPDAPESLPGIKIDEPTLSMVFSVNNGPFAGREGTYVTSRHLRDRLFREVETNVSMRVEETDSTDSFAVSGRGELHLSILIETMRREGFELQVGKPKVIYKTINGELYEPIEKLTVDAPREFMGTVMETLGLRRAELVNMHEIAACLRLEFLAPARGLIGFRNELLTNTKGNGVMHNVFNGYAPYKGDIPGRTHGALVAFEEGETTGYGIYGLQDRGVMFVSPGEMVYEGMVVGENSRELDMDVNPCKKKHVTNMRSSSSDEAVRLIPPRVHSLEQALEYINDDETVEVTPKSIRIRKKILSRVQRARLRGK